One part of the Thiothrix nivea DSM 5205 genome encodes these proteins:
- a CDS encoding toll/interleukin-1 receptor domain-containing protein: protein MVPDIFVSYAHVDNQPFSGGEKGWITHFINNLRIEVSRRIGRAEHYQLWMDFRLKGSDELTPEIEQQLAKTDMLVILMSQGWLASEWCQRELDIFLQTHPDTVGRIFVVEVDSVETASKPERLHDLLSYRFWQQNDRDEIHQLGYPVPQKTDAEYFNRLVNLSHHLAQSVRAAKQAAPVVEVEDKPTVYVAPVNDSLFSQRESLISELRQFGIDVLPQNNTLEGNMDRDLARCSHFVQLLDAKWTMGIPFNQHFSADAAKKPILQWRDPNLDYMREGIFDEQKKLLEGKTVIASPLPDFIRRVRDAVLPKPPEPEPVERINGEKMIFVHASQDDFERAYQLAQVLRARGYGIALPRYQGDATRIRKSIERGYESCDILLMLQQKASADVVEDYLSDARAQTLKREVKPQILICQDDGAEELFFIPAGITMLGCNANFDDHCLEQFLAEVEK from the coding sequence ATGGTGCCGGATATATTTGTCAGTTACGCACATGTCGACAATCAGCCTTTTTCTGGTGGGGAGAAAGGTTGGATCACTCATTTCATCAATAATCTGCGCATTGAAGTCAGCCGCCGCATCGGGCGGGCGGAACATTACCAGTTGTGGATGGATTTCCGTCTCAAGGGCAGTGATGAACTCACCCCCGAAATCGAACAGCAGTTGGCCAAAACCGACATGCTGGTGATCCTGATGTCGCAGGGCTGGCTGGCGTCGGAATGGTGCCAGCGCGAACTGGACATTTTCCTGCAAACACATCCCGACACGGTTGGCCGCATTTTTGTGGTTGAAGTGGACAGCGTGGAAACTGCCAGCAAGCCTGAACGGTTACACGATCTGCTGAGCTACCGTTTCTGGCAGCAAAATGACCGGGATGAAATTCACCAATTGGGCTACCCGGTTCCGCAGAAGACGGATGCGGAATATTTCAACCGGCTGGTCAATCTGTCGCACCATCTGGCGCAATCCGTGCGCGCGGCCAAACAGGCTGCCCCAGTCGTAGAAGTGGAGGACAAACCCACCGTTTATGTCGCGCCAGTCAATGACTCGCTATTCAGCCAACGCGAAAGCCTCATCAGTGAGCTGCGCCAGTTTGGTATTGATGTGCTGCCGCAGAATAATACGCTGGAAGGCAATATGGACAGGGACTTGGCGCGCTGTTCCCACTTCGTGCAACTGCTGGACGCCAAATGGACGATGGGCATTCCGTTCAACCAGCACTTCTCCGCTGATGCCGCCAAAAAACCGATCCTGCAATGGCGCGATCCCAATCTGGATTACATGCGTGAAGGTATCTTCGACGAGCAGAAAAAACTGCTGGAAGGCAAGACCGTCATCGCCAGCCCGTTGCCCGATTTCATCCGCAGGGTGCGCGATGCCGTGCTGCCCAAGCCACCGGAGCCGGAACCGGTGGAACGTATCAATGGTGAGAAAATGATTTTCGTCCACGCCAGTCAGGATGACTTTGAGCGCGCCTACCAGTTGGCGCAGGTGCTGAGGGCCAGAGGCTACGGCATTGCCCTGCCGCGTTATCAGGGTGATGCAACCCGTATCCGCAAGAGTATCGAGCGCGGTTATGAAAGTTGCGACATCCTGTTGATGTTGCAGCAAAAAGCCTCGGCGGATGTGGTGGAAGACTACCTTTCAGACGCGCGGGCGCAAACCCTGAAGCGCGAGGTCAAGCCGCAAATCCTGATCTGTCAGGATGATGGCGCGGAAGAACTGTTCTTCATTCCAGCCGGGATCACGATGTTGGGATGCAACGCCAACTTTGATGACCACTGTCTGGAGCAGTTCCTGGCGGAGGTTGAAAAATGA
- a CDS encoding tetratricopeptide repeat protein — translation MLSTFELIGAKNPLVKKYRNKMFSLIY, via the coding sequence TTGCTCAGCACCTTTGAACTGATCGGGGCGAAGAACCCGCTGGTGAAGAAATACCGGAACAAGATGTTTTCGTTGATTTATTAA
- a CDS encoding tetratricopeptide repeat protein has protein sequence MQPESEIRKIIDRHRVRKTEPYRQQALAMYESGDLEGALQLMEQVVQHEPDFYEAVIELAGMLIQSDRAEEAEFMLQAVPPDAIENEILSQLLAEAKKAKLQAQRVCSAPLN, from the coding sequence GTGCAGCCGGAAAGCGAAATCCGCAAGATCATCGACCGCCATCGTGTGCGCAAGACCGAGCCGTACCGTCAGCAGGCGCTGGCGATGTACGAAAGTGGTGACCTGGAAGGCGCGCTGCAACTGATGGAACAGGTCGTGCAGCACGAGCCGGATTTCTACGAAGCCGTGATTGAACTGGCCGGGATGCTGATCCAGTCCGACCGGGCTGAAGAGGCCGAATTCATGCTGCAAGCCGTGCCGCCTGACGCCATCGAAAATGAAATCCTCAGTCAGTTGCTGGCCGAAGCCAAAAAGGCCAAGCTGCAAGCACAGAGGGTTTGCTCAGCACCTTTGAACTGA
- a CDS encoding tetratricopeptide repeat protein: MAAELRRGTRSLHEILVYSPLPEGTRLLLLVDQFEEIFRYRKQQEDQATAFVALLLEACQHPDIYVVITMRSDFLGEAAEFHGLPEAINHGLYLTPRMTREELHDAISLPAQLFGGEVDEALVNHLVNEAGNDPDQLPLLQHALMGLYKKDKNLTLERYQQLQGLKGTLNHHVERTLNRLDEEGKRIAEILFRALTERGGDGQNVRRPVRAQEILDLAGCSLMNLTLVVDTFRKSGRNFLMPPPHVPLTPDTVLDISHESLIRQWERLKIWVDEETDKAGMFLRLLDAAERHQDGQGELWHGTDLALALEWRKQAQPDSVWAQRYTPTGDSSVSPPHPNLPPQGGKGQELLPSGASSSSLPAPLAGEGLGMGGKATEYSYFDLAMNFLADSEEAEKRQQAAEEARRKAELARIRKQYMFALLAFVVAAVLAAWAVIERNRAGEQNERALASEQQRTKELFDATLTHTSLLARGEDFAEARKKLNKIANLEDEVPASRRHARDLLAGFTGIMGGAAQATYQDGDKPLPQLTGDVAISPDGHWLAASGERGTVALFERASGKLVKPLLEGHDKTAGSNGMGTVWDIVFHPKQPWLFSGGEDGQIIRWALPHDGQPAQPLQQWSADAQGQAFGKVEALALTPDGKVLASGHDDGKIRLWAIEETPPGLPLSGEGKDAPPKLLRVLEGHSRLIAAGHGLAFSPDGRQLASASYDNTVRLWDWEKGVSLQVLAGHNAQATGVAFSADGQTLASSSADQSIILWNAQTGQALRRLKGHQNAVFGLQFLPDGLLASASSDNTIRLWDVATGVTRRILQGHTATVTGLTLWQAQGQAAATLYSASNDGTVKRWGGDLPQQWLVGLPVKPFSNAISPDGEFVVVGFYDGSIRVYRLPTADDPQSEILAEIKDAHNNLVDRFSFNSSGTLFASSSNDHTVKVWSVHYDSKSKHLELKMEKTFTDHKDVVHAVAFSPDGSQLATASYDGRIGLFPLEGEGKPQLFEAHEGKVESVSFDPSGKLLLSAGNDDFKLKLWDLTTQPSTAKTLATANDALLWASLSPDGAALASVGREGFVSVYPTSGAAPPLRLNGHEQAVYKAIFSPDSRELATVSSDMTVRLWDLDTHSELFRLRLPTEFSTPSPLWDFDFRCTPTGCWIAVSLTSGKLALYNLGKIKDYSAGEVATSVEPATAAASAEAAAPKVDEAALAEAEKQYQQAIEKNPKDADALTGYAIFLQNTRKDFDQAEKYYRQVIQEVPDNPNIFANLAQIVLAKGELEEGRSLINESFGNHAERYHATLLLELWFYRLAHFPDSYPYAKQEIVDLLKDGVRDDWDFSATIAQAEQAGHPDVPLLKALAEVITRKAEFGTLTPYLEH, translated from the coding sequence TTGGCGGCTGAACTGCGCCGGGGCACCCGCAGCCTGCATGAAATCCTGGTGTATTCACCGCTGCCGGAAGGCACGCGCCTGTTGTTGCTGGTTGACCAGTTCGAGGAAATCTTCCGTTACCGCAAGCAGCAGGAAGATCAGGCCACCGCGTTCGTCGCGCTGTTGCTGGAAGCCTGCCAGCATCCCGATATTTACGTGGTCATCACCATGCGCTCCGATTTCCTGGGCGAGGCGGCGGAATTCCACGGCCTGCCAGAAGCAATCAACCACGGCTTGTATCTCACGCCGCGCATGACGCGGGAGGAATTGCACGATGCCATCAGCCTGCCCGCGCAACTGTTTGGCGGGGAGGTGGACGAGGCGCTGGTGAATCATCTGGTCAACGAAGCAGGCAACGACCCTGACCAGTTGCCGCTGCTGCAACATGCGCTGATGGGGCTGTACAAAAAGGACAAGAACCTGACGCTGGAGCGCTATCAGCAACTCCAGGGTTTGAAAGGCACGCTGAATCACCATGTGGAGCGGACACTGAACCGGCTGGACGAGGAGGGCAAGCGTATTGCCGAAATCCTGTTCCGGGCGCTGACCGAACGCGGCGGTGACGGGCAGAACGTGCGCCGTCCGGTCAGGGCGCAGGAAATCCTCGATCTGGCGGGTTGCAGCCTGATGAACCTGACGCTGGTGGTGGACACCTTCCGCAAGAGCGGGCGCAATTTCCTGATGCCGCCGCCGCATGTGCCGCTGACGCCGGACACCGTGCTGGACATCAGCCACGAAAGCCTGATCCGCCAGTGGGAGCGCCTGAAAATATGGGTGGACGAGGAAACTGACAAGGCCGGGATGTTCCTGCGCCTGCTGGATGCGGCGGAACGGCATCAGGATGGGCAGGGCGAACTTTGGCACGGCACTGACCTGGCGCTGGCGCTGGAGTGGCGCAAACAGGCGCAGCCTGACTCGGTGTGGGCGCAGCGGTATACCCCGACGGGTGATTCCTCCGTCTCTCCCCCCCATCCTAACCTTCCCCCGCAAGGGGGGAAGGGACAAGAGCTGCTTCCCTCTGGCGCTTCTTCCTCTTCACTCCCTGCCCCCCTTGCGGGGGAAGGGTTGGGGATGGGGGGGAAGGCTACGGAGTACAGCTATTTTGATCTGGCGATGAACTTCCTGGCCGACAGCGAAGAGGCGGAAAAACGTCAGCAGGCGGCGGAAGAGGCGCGGCGCAAGGCGGAACTGGCGCGGATCAGGAAGCAGTACATGTTCGCCTTGCTGGCGTTTGTGGTTGCGGCGGTATTGGCGGCATGGGCGGTCATCGAGCGCAACCGGGCGGGTGAACAGAATGAACGGGCGCTGGCGTCAGAACAGCAACGCACCAAAGAACTGTTTGACGCCACCCTGACCCACACCTCCCTGCTGGCGCGGGGGGAGGACTTTGCCGAAGCCCGCAAAAAGCTCAACAAGATTGCCAACCTGGAGGATGAAGTCCCGGCCAGCCGCCGTCATGCCCGCGACCTGCTGGCGGGCTTCACCGGCATCATGGGTGGCGCGGCGCAAGCCACCTATCAGGACGGCGACAAGCCCCTGCCCCAATTAACTGGCGATGTCGCCATCAGCCCGGACGGGCACTGGCTGGCGGCCTCCGGCGAACGCGGCACGGTGGCGCTGTTTGAACGCGCCAGCGGCAAGCTGGTGAAGCCACTGCTGGAAGGGCATGACAAGACAGCCGGAAGCAATGGGATGGGAACAGTGTGGGATATTGTTTTCCACCCCAAACAACCCTGGCTGTTTTCAGGCGGTGAGGATGGCCAGATCATCCGCTGGGCGTTGCCGCACGACGGGCAGCCCGCCCAGCCCTTGCAGCAGTGGTCGGCGGATGCGCAAGGCCAGGCATTCGGCAAGGTGGAAGCACTGGCCTTGACCCCGGATGGCAAGGTGCTCGCCAGTGGGCATGATGATGGCAAGATACGGTTGTGGGCGATAGAAGAAACCCCTCCCGGCCTCCCCTTGTCAGGGGAGGGGAAAGACGCGCCGCCGAAGCTGTTGCGGGTGCTGGAAGGGCATAGCCGGTTGATTGCCGCAGGTCATGGCTTGGCCTTCAGCCCGGATGGGCGGCAACTCGCCAGCGCCTCGTATGACAATACCGTGCGCTTGTGGGATTGGGAGAAAGGCGTCAGCTTGCAGGTGTTGGCGGGGCATAATGCCCAAGCCACTGGCGTTGCGTTCAGTGCGGATGGGCAAACCTTGGCAAGCTCCAGTGCAGACCAAAGCATCATCCTCTGGAATGCCCAAACCGGGCAAGCCCTCCGGCGGCTCAAAGGCCACCAGAACGCGGTGTTCGGCCTGCAATTCCTTCCCGATGGGCTGCTGGCCTCCGCGAGCAGCGACAACACCATCCGCCTGTGGGATGTGGCAACCGGCGTCACCCGGCGCATCCTGCAAGGGCATACGGCGACGGTGACGGGTTTGACGCTGTGGCAGGCGCAGGGGCAAGCTGCCGCGACGCTGTACAGCGCCAGCAACGATGGCACGGTGAAACGCTGGGGCGGGGATTTGCCGCAGCAATGGCTGGTGGGGTTGCCAGTCAAACCCTTTTCAAATGCTATTTCACCCGATGGGGAATTTGTAGTCGTTGGATTCTATGACGGGAGTATTCGTGTGTATCGTTTACCAACTGCTGATGATCCCCAAAGTGAGATTTTGGCAGAAATAAAGGATGCTCATAATAATCTTGTAGATCGTTTTAGTTTTAATTCTTCAGGCACATTATTTGCGTCTAGTAGCAATGATCATACAGTTAAAGTTTGGTCAGTTCATTACGATAGCAAGTCTAAACATCTTGAATTAAAAATGGAAAAAACTTTTACCGACCACAAGGATGTTGTCCACGCCGTCGCCTTCTCCCCCGACGGCTCCCAACTCGCCACCGCCAGCTACGATGGGCGCATCGGCCTGTTTCCGCTGGAGGGTGAGGGGAAACCACAGTTGTTTGAGGCGCATGAAGGGAAAGTCGAGTCGGTCAGCTTTGATCCATCAGGCAAACTGTTGCTGAGCGCTGGTAATGACGATTTCAAACTCAAACTCTGGGACTTGACCACCCAACCGTCCACCGCGAAAACCCTCGCCACGGCCAACGATGCACTCCTTTGGGCAAGCCTCAGCCCGGACGGCGCTGCGCTCGCCAGCGTGGGGCGCGAAGGCTTCGTCAGCGTCTACCCCACCAGCGGCGCTGCCCCACCCCTGCGCCTGAACGGGCATGAACAGGCGGTGTACAAAGCCATTTTCAGCCCGGACAGCCGCGAACTGGCAACGGTGAGCAGTGACATGACCGTGCGGCTGTGGGATTTGGATACGCACAGCGAACTGTTCCGTTTGCGTTTGCCGACAGAGTTTTCCACGCCATCGCCCCTTTGGGACTTCGACTTCCGCTGTACGCCGACGGGCTGCTGGATCGCCGTGTCGCTCACCTCGGGCAAGCTGGCCTTATATAACCTGGGGAAGATCAAGGATTATTCCGCCGGGGAGGTGGCTACCAGCGTTGAACCGGCAACAGCTGCTGCATCAGCGGAAGCAGCAGCGCCCAAAGTGGATGAGGCCGCGCTTGCTGAAGCAGAAAAGCAGTATCAGCAGGCTATTGAGAAAAATCCAAAGGATGCGGATGCGCTGACTGGCTACGCCATCTTTTTACAAAATACCCGAAAGGATTTTGATCAAGCCGAAAAATACTATCGGCAGGTCATTCAGGAAGTACCCGACAACCCCAATATTTTCGCCAATCTGGCTCAGATCGTGCTGGCAAAAGGCGAGCTGGAAGAGGGGCGGAGCCTCATCAACGAATCATTTGGGAATCATGCCGAGAGGTATCATGCAACCTTGTTGCTTGAACTGTGGTTCTACCGCCTCGCTCATTTCCCCGACAGCTACCCTTACGCCAAACAGGAAATCGTGGACTTGCTGAAGGATGGCGTGCGCGATGACTGGGACTTTTCCGCCACTATTGCCCAGGCTGAACAAGCGGGGCATCCGGATGTGCCGCTGCTGAAAGCGCTGGCGGAGGTGATAACCCGCAAGGCGGAGTTCGGGACATTGACGCCGTATCTGGAACATTGA